Below is a window of Deltaproteobacteria bacterium DNA.
GGTACGGACAAAAGATCACAAGAGGAATGTGTTATGACCGACTCGCGACATGTCTGGGTCGCCTTTGGCGACATTCACGAAAACCTGTCATTTCTGCAAGGAATTCCCGAGCTGGCCAGTGCCGACGGAGTCCTCATCACCGGGGACCTGACCAACCGGGGCGACCGGGCCTCGGCCGCCCGGATTCTCGATCGCGTGGCCGCCATCAATCCCCGCATACTGGCCCAGATCGGCAACATGGACCGATCCGAGGTCGACGACCTCCTCTCTACCCGAGGATACAACGTCCACCGACAGGTCGTCGAGCTGGCCCCGGGCCTCGTCCTCATGGGCATTGGCTGGTCGACGCCAACTCCCTTCGGCACTCCGTCCGAAGTCGAGGACAAGGTCATCGCCGCCTGGATCGAGGAAACCTACGCCAAGGTCGATCAGGACTCGAAACTGGTGGCCATGATCCACAATCCTCCTTTGAACACGGCCACGGACCGCCTCATGAACGGCACCCCCATCGGCAGCCAAGCCGTACGCGACTTCATCGAGCTCCGCCAGCCAGCCCTCTGCCTGACCGGACACATCCATGAATCCAGGGCCCTGGACCGTCTGGGCAAAACGATCGTCGTCAACCCCGGGAACTTCGGATCCGGCGGCTACGCCCTGGTCACCTACGACGGCCGAGACGTCCGGGCCGAAATCCTCCAGGCCGGACGCCCATGAAAATCTACTCGTGGAACGTCAACGGCTTCCGGGCCGTTGTCGGCAAGGGATTCTGGGATTGGTTCCGGTCCTGTGACGCCGATGTTGTCTGTCTTCAGGAAGTCAAGGCCGAACAGGGCCAACTTGCCGAGGAACACCAGCGGATCGACGGCTATGAAATCGCCTGGAACGCCTCCTCGGTCAAGAAAGGATACTCTGGAACGGCCTGCTTCTACCGGGTTCCGCCCCTGACCGTCAGCACCGGTCTTCCCGACGGACGATTCAAGGGTGAAGGCCGGGTCGTCCGCCTTGAATACCCCGATTACCATCTCCTGAACATCTATTTCCCCAACGGCCAGATGAGCGACGAACGTCTGCGGTTCAAACTCGGTTTCTACGACGCTTTTCTCCAATACGCCGAGGACCTCCGGGCCCACAAGCCGGTCGTCGTCTGCGGAGACTTCAACACCGCTCACAAGGAAATCGACCTCAAGAACCCCAAGGCCAACGAGGATCGTTCCGGCTTCCTGCCCGTTGAAAGGGAATGGATGGACCGCTTCGTGGCTCAAGGCTATGTGGACACCTTCCGCATGTTCTGTTCGGAACCGGACCATTACTCCTGGTGGTCCTACCGCTTCGGGGCCAGATCACGGAACGCGGGATGGCGGATCGACTATTTCTTCGTCTCCTGTGAACTTGAATCCCGCATCCAAAAAGCCTGGATCGAGCCCCATGTCCAAGGTTCAGACCACTGCCCCGTCGGAATTGAAATCGGGGAACAGGCCTCATGAGCCTTCCCGATCTTGAACGCCGTCTGGCGGATCTGGCCGAGGCCAGAAACTGCGATCTCACGGAGTTTAAAAACCACAAGGAAGACCGCACGTCCATCCTCCAGGCTGTCACCCGACTCCCTCTTTGGTGCCGTCAGGCCCTGCCCGAAATAGACGAGTCCCTGGCCAGTCTCGAAGCCGAATCCAAAGACCAAAATTGAAAAGGCCGCCAACGATCAACATCGTCGGCGGCCAAAATTCATGCCGTTTCTCGGTCCCGGACCGGGGCCAGTCTACGGGGCTCAGGAAAAACCGGCCCTTGGGGAGCAACTTCCCTGGGACCCAGCGGACAAGGACGGTACTCCCCCCGCCATGGCCCTGACTCCGGCCGAGATGACCTTCCGGGTCTTCTCGCATTTGCATTTCGGACAAGGGGGATTCTCCTTGGAACTGATGGATTGGATCGTCTCGAACACCTGCCCGCAATCGCTGCACTCGAACTCGTAGATCGGCATATCTCCTCCCGATAATCAGCAGCCCTTGGCATTAGAGTCCAGGGAACCGTCTGCCGTGGCCACCAACAGGCCACTTCCTTCCCGTGCATGAACCCGCAAAGGACCCATATGTTTGGCCACGGACCCGGCCACGGCAAATGCGTACATTCCTGTCCGTATCATGACGTCATCGACCTGGGCCTCTTCCAGAGCCAGGGTCAATTTCGGACCCCTTCACCCGACGCCGAAATCAATCCGGATGGTTTTCGGCTGCCGGTCATGGAAAAAAACATCCAGAAAGGCCAAGGCTTCAGGGGTTACGGTCAGCATATTTCTGAGAAAGACAGAAAGACATCGGCCCGAGGCCGAAAAAAGGGGCACAAATAATGCGCCCCTGAACAATTAATAGACTTGGTATCAGCAGGTGGAGCAAGAAGAACAGGAACTGCAGCTCCCGCCCGACTCCATCTGCATGCTCGATTTAACATTGAAACCGTAGTAATGATCGAAGTCGACCTTCATCGGTGCCGCTGTCTGGGCCAAGGCCTTGTCGACCACGAACATGAACCCTTCCACATCGAATACATCGTCGGAATCTTTTTGCTCATCCAGAGCAAGTGCCAATTTTGGCCCACCTCAGCCAGCGGCCATATACACCCGTATGGACGGCCGTTCCTTGCCCTCGAAATGCTGTTCCAGTTGTTCCTGGGCAGGCTTTGTCAACTCAAGCATCCACTCCCTCCTTGAAAAAGTATGTGAACTGTGTTGGTAAATATCCCCAATCCATTTGTCAAACCTATAGTGGTCTGAAACGAGCTGTCAAGACATAAACACATAAATATCCTCGTAGAGCGACCATCCGCGTCATGAAGAACAGGATGAACACGAGGAACAGGATGAACACGAGGAGCAGGAGTCGGAATCCAGCTCCAAGCTCGACCGGATGGCCACCCCCGTACATTCGTTGAAATCGATTTCAAAAGGTGAGCCGGTCAGGGAAAGGGACTTGTCGATCACGAACTTGAATCCGTCCGCTTCCCGAACATCGTCGGTGGACTTGACCTTGTCGATTCCCAGACCGAGACGCGCCCCTCCCTTGCCAACCTCCAGATGAATCCGGATCGGCGGTCTTTCTCCACTATTGAACTGTTTCTCCAAAACTTCTTTGGCTTTTTGGGTCAATGTCACCATCTTTTTTCTCCGCTTTTCGGCCAGACCTCATGCCCGGCCAGTTTTGATCTCTGTCTTTACTCCGGAACCCGTTCTATATCAGCACCGACCGATTGGAGCTTGACCTCCATGCGCTCGTATCCCCGATCCAAGTGATAGATCCGACGGACCTCGGTCACGCCTTCGGCAGCCAACCCGGCCAGAACGAGACAGGCGCTGGCCCGCAGGTCCGAGGCCATGACCGGCGCTCCTTGGAGCCTCTCAACCCCTCGAACCAGGGCCGACTGGCCGGTCAGCCTGATCTTGGCCCCCATTCGGACAAGCTCCAGAACGTGCATGAACCGATTCTCGAAAATGCTTTCCTCGATCAGTCCCGAGCCTCCGGAAACGCACATCAGGGCCATGATTTGGGCCTGCATGTCCGTTGGAAAGCCTGGATGAGGAAGGGTGACGACATCCACCCCGTTCAAGGGCCCATCGACCCGGACAAGAACCCCGTCGGCCCTCTCTTCGATCCAGACTCCCATCTCCCGGAGCTTGTAGACTACCGGGTCCAGATCGGCCATCGGGCAATCCTCGAGCAGAAGTTCCCCACCGGTGATGGCTGCGGCCACCATGTAAGTGCCGG
It encodes the following:
- a CDS encoding serine/threonine protein phosphatase encodes the protein MTDSRHVWVAFGDIHENLSFLQGIPELASADGVLITGDLTNRGDRASAARILDRVAAINPRILAQIGNMDRSEVDDLLSTRGYNVHRQVVELAPGLVLMGIGWSTPTPFGTPSEVEDKVIAAWIEETYAKVDQDSKLVAMIHNPPLNTATDRLMNGTPIGSQAVRDFIELRQPALCLTGHIHESRALDRLGKTIVVNPGNFGSGGYALVTYDGRDVRAEILQAGRP
- the xth gene encoding exodeoxyribonuclease III, with amino-acid sequence MKIYSWNVNGFRAVVGKGFWDWFRSCDADVVCLQEVKAEQGQLAEEHQRIDGYEIAWNASSVKKGYSGTACFYRVPPLTVSTGLPDGRFKGEGRVVRLEYPDYHLLNIYFPNGQMSDERLRFKLGFYDAFLQYAEDLRAHKPVVVCGDFNTAHKEIDLKNPKANEDRSGFLPVEREWMDRFVAQGYVDTFRMFCSEPDHYSWWSYRFGARSRNAGWRIDYFFVSCELESRIQKAWIEPHVQGSDHCPVGIEIGEQAS
- a CDS encoding zinc ribbon domain-containing protein encodes the protein MPIYEFECSDCGQVFETIQSISSKENPPCPKCKCEKTRKVISAGVRAMAGGVPSLSAGSQGSCSPRAGFS
- a CDS encoding adhesin, with product MLELTKPAQEQLEQHFEGKERPSIRVYMAAGUGGPKLALALDEQKDSDDVFDVEGFMFVVDKALAQTAAPMKVDFDHYYGFNVKSSMQMESGGSCSSCSSCSTC
- a CDS encoding adhesin, translated to MVTLTQKAKEVLEKQFNSGERPPIRIHLEVGKGGARLGLGIDKVKSTDDVREADGFKFVIDKSLSLTGSPFEIDFNECTGVAIRSSLELDSDSCSSCSSCSSCSSCSS